From a region of the Fibrobacter sp. UWR4 genome:
- a CDS encoding dihydroneopterin aldolase — translation MVIEAGKISLKDLSFDCIIGTLPFERTNEQPIVLNVSLWLDFTLAARNEDLAHSIDYAQLAEDLKGFIRLSCFQLEETLVVETGKYILDHYPKAQMVEVSVRKPLAIPDCAGAESSIRIRR, via the coding sequence ATGGTAATTGAAGCCGGTAAAATCTCCCTGAAGGACCTTTCCTTCGATTGCATCATCGGCACTCTACCCTTCGAGAGGACCAATGAGCAACCGATTGTCTTGAACGTCTCCCTCTGGTTGGATTTTACCCTGGCTGCCCGTAATGAAGATCTGGCACATTCCATAGACTATGCTCAATTGGCGGAAGACCTGAAAGGGTTCATCCGCCTTTCTTGTTTCCAGCTGGAAGAAACTCTCGTAGTTGAAACCGGGAAATATATCCTGGACCACTACCCCAAGGCCCAGATGGTGGAAGTATCCGTCCGTAAGCCCCTGGCAATCCCTGACTGCGCAGGAGCGGAATCCTCCATTAGAATCCGCAGATAA
- the pgk gene encoding phosphoglycerate kinase has protein sequence MAKLSIEDLELAGKRVFIRVDFNVPQDKVTGEITNTKRIEAALPTIKYALDKGASVVLASHLGRPNGEVNPKFTLAPVAKKLEELIGKPVKFLSDCVGAEVEAACAAAKPGDIILLENLRFHIEEEGKRKVKNADGTEEKIKADKEAVKAFRASLTKLADVYVNDAFGTAHRAHSSMAGVELPQRAAGFLMNKELKAFDQVLNNPPRPFLAILGGAKVADKIQLINNLLDKADKIIIGGGMAFTFKKVMNNIEIGSSLFDEEGAKLVPELVAKAKAAGKEIILPVDYVAADKFAADAATKCVSDAEGIPAGWMGLDVGAESTKLFVDAIKSSKTIVWNGPAGVFEFEAFEKATKAMADAIVEATAAGAITVIGGGDTATAAKKYGADKKVTHTSTGGGASLELLEGKELPGVAFLSDK, from the coding sequence ATGGCAAAGCTTTCTATTGAAGATCTCGAACTCGCTGGCAAGCGCGTGTTCATCCGTGTCGACTTCAACGTTCCGCAGGACAAGGTCACTGGTGAAATCACCAACACCAAGCGTATCGAAGCTGCTCTCCCCACCATCAAGTATGCTCTTGATAAGGGTGCTTCCGTTGTTCTCGCTTCTCATCTCGGCCGCCCCAACGGTGAAGTGAACCCCAAGTTCACTCTCGCTCCGGTTGCTAAGAAGCTGGAAGAACTCATCGGCAAGCCGGTTAAGTTCCTCTCTGACTGCGTTGGTGCAGAAGTTGAAGCTGCTTGCGCCGCTGCAAAGCCGGGTGACATCATCCTCCTCGAAAACCTCCGCTTCCACATCGAAGAAGAAGGCAAGCGCAAGGTCAAGAACGCTGACGGCACCGAAGAAAAGATCAAGGCCGACAAGGAAGCTGTCAAGGCTTTCCGCGCTTCTCTCACCAAGCTCGCCGACGTTTATGTGAACGACGCTTTCGGTACCGCACACCGCGCTCACTCCTCCATGGCTGGTGTTGAACTGCCGCAGCGCGCTGCCGGTTTCCTCATGAACAAGGAACTGAAGGCATTCGACCAGGTTCTCAACAACCCCCCGCGTCCGTTCCTCGCTATCCTCGGTGGTGCTAAGGTGGCTGACAAGATCCAGCTCATCAACAACCTCCTGGACAAGGCTGACAAGATCATCATCGGCGGTGGCATGGCATTCACCTTCAAGAAGGTCATGAACAACATCGAAATCGGTTCTTCCCTGTTCGACGAAGAAGGCGCAAAGCTGGTTCCGGAACTGGTTGCTAAGGCTAAGGCTGCTGGCAAGGAAATCATCCTCCCGGTTGACTACGTTGCTGCTGACAAGTTCGCTGCTGACGCTGCTACCAAGTGCGTTTCCGACGCTGAAGGTATCCCCGCTGGCTGGATGGGCCTCGACGTTGGTGCAGAATCCACCAAGCTCTTCGTTGACGCTATCAAGTCCTCCAAGACCATCGTCTGGAACGGTCCTGCAGGCGTGTTCGAATTCGAAGCTTTCGAAAAGGCAACCAAGGCTATGGCTGACGCTATCGTCGAAGCTACCGCAGCTGGCGCAATCACCGTGATCGGTGGTGGCGATACCGCTACTGCAGCTAAGAAGTACGGCGCAGACAAGAAGGTCACCCACACCTCTACCGGTGGTGGCGCTTCTCTGGAACTCCTCGAAGGTAAGGAATTGCCGGGCGTTGCATTCCTCAGCGATAAGTAA
- a CDS encoding GNAT family N-acetyltransferase, which produces MTRELVINGIYRHFKNLYYCVESVARHSETEEDYVVYRKMYDDKGRWIREKQMFLSEVDREKYPEISQRYRFEYLRLQSERIFLRPWEDGDASRLFELASDPDVGLRAGWKPHESAEESLSIIQNVFRNDSTWAIVLKESGDVIGAMGYGPSCDCGLPAVGDEPTVGYWVGKPYWNQGYCTEALKLMLDYMREQGRYGSVVSGHFVDNPASGRVMEKCGFIATGEECLCPELYGGNNRPVRVLRLNGLGSRG; this is translated from the coding sequence ATGACTCGTGAACTTGTTATCAATGGTATTTATCGTCATTTCAAGAATCTCTACTACTGCGTAGAGTCTGTGGCCAGGCATTCCGAAACGGAAGAAGACTATGTGGTCTATCGCAAGATGTATGACGATAAGGGTCGCTGGATTCGCGAAAAGCAAATGTTCCTGAGTGAAGTGGACCGGGAAAAATATCCCGAGATTTCGCAACGGTATCGCTTTGAATATTTGAGATTACAGTCCGAAAGAATATTCCTGCGCCCGTGGGAAGACGGTGACGCTTCCCGCCTATTTGAGCTGGCTTCCGATCCAGACGTCGGTCTTCGTGCAGGCTGGAAACCTCACGAGTCGGCGGAAGAAAGTTTAAGCATTATCCAGAACGTCTTTAGAAACGACAGCACCTGGGCCATTGTGCTTAAGGAATCCGGCGATGTCATTGGCGCCATGGGCTATGGCCCTTCCTGCGATTGCGGGCTGCCTGCTGTTGGAGACGAACCGACTGTTGGATACTGGGTAGGAAAGCCTTACTGGAATCAGGGCTACTGCACCGAGGCCTTGAAGTTGATGCTTGATTATATGCGTGAACAGGGCCGATATGGAAGCGTTGTCAGCGGACATTTTGTAGACAATCCTGCTTCTGGCCGTGTCATGGAAAAATGTGGCTTTATAGCCACTGGCGAGGAATGTCTCTGCCCGGAACTGTATGGTGGTAATAATCGCCCTGTACGAGTGTTACGACTGAATGGTTTAGGATCTAGAGGCTAG
- a CDS encoding carbohydrate-binding family 9-like protein, translating into MILSANMNWIPNQGIQLPVVMADVNVTADYFEVSFTVEEPEECFRSEVREDNGRSWEDSCVEIFLQNPAKSEEYFNFETTSRGFLLAAHGPDRNNRQVLSQNIIDKIIRTKQVASVAGNLICWGMTVQIPASIFGLSSFEGFSLRGNLYKCGDKSRTPHYLSAFPIETEKPDFHRPEFFQEF; encoded by the coding sequence ATGATTTTAAGCGCAAATATGAACTGGATACCCAACCAGGGAATTCAACTTCCCGTGGTGATGGCTGATGTAAATGTAACTGCGGATTACTTTGAAGTAAGTTTTACCGTAGAAGAACCGGAGGAATGTTTCCGTTCCGAAGTTCGAGAAGATAACGGCCGTAGCTGGGAAGATTCCTGTGTGGAAATTTTCCTGCAGAATCCGGCCAAGTCAGAGGAATACTTTAACTTTGAAACCACAAGTCGCGGCTTTTTGCTGGCCGCCCACGGCCCTGACAGAAACAATCGTCAGGTTCTCTCCCAGAACATTATTGACAAAATAATACGAACCAAGCAAGTGGCAAGCGTGGCAGGCAATCTCATTTGCTGGGGCATGACCGTACAAATTCCTGCAAGCATTTTTGGATTGTCATCCTTTGAAGGATTCTCATTACGCGGAAACTTGTATAAGTGCGGCGATAAATCCAGGACGCCTCACTACCTGAGCGCCTTCCCTATCGAAACAGAAAAGCCGGACTTTCACCGTCCGGAATTTTTCCAGGAATTTTAA
- the hisH gene encoding imidazole glycerol phosphate synthase subunit HisH, with amino-acid sequence MSIIVVDYNAGNLTSVMNALERIGADAVSSRDPEVIAKADRLIFPGVGAAASAMETLTTTGIGDAIKTVVKAGNPVLGICIGCQIILEESEEDGGVKTLGLIPGKAVRFKDEPGLKIPHMGWNQVNFTREHPIMKGIRSGCDFYYVHSYHPVVPAEYSFAETTYGTQTFQGLIGKDNLIASQFHQEKSGDVGLAMLKNFCDWKV; translated from the coding sequence ATGTCTATTATCGTGGTCGACTATAACGCAGGTAACTTGACTTCCGTGATGAACGCTCTGGAACGTATCGGCGCTGATGCTGTTTCCAGTCGCGATCCCGAGGTGATTGCCAAGGCGGACCGCCTGATTTTCCCGGGCGTGGGCGCTGCGGCTTCTGCCATGGAGACCTTGACTACTACGGGTATCGGGGATGCTATCAAGACGGTGGTGAAGGCCGGCAATCCGGTTCTTGGCATTTGCATTGGCTGCCAGATTATTCTGGAAGAATCCGAAGAAGATGGCGGCGTCAAGACTTTGGGCTTGATTCCCGGTAAGGCCGTTCGCTTCAAGGACGAACCGGGCTTGAAGATTCCCCACATGGGCTGGAACCAGGTGAACTTCACCCGCGAGCATCCCATTATGAAGGGCATCCGCAGCGGTTGCGACTTCTATTATGTGCATTCCTACCATCCGGTGGTGCCTGCGGAATACAGCTTCGCAGAAACTACCTACGGCACCCAGACTTTCCAGGGCCTCATTGGTAAGGACAACCTCATTGCGTCCCAGTTCCATCAGGAAAAGAGTGGTGACGTGGGCCTTGCCATGCTAAAGAACTTCTGCGACTGGAAAGTGTAA
- a CDS encoding YifB family Mg chelatase-like AAA ATPase, which produces MFRRIRSYCLFGIKAVPVCVEVDASQGLPGFTLVGLPDNAVRESRERVVSAIRSIDKVVTGFRTTVNLSPADLRKEGSALDLPLAIGLLVATGEIEVPGLDKLVFAGELSLDGLLKPVRGALSIAMAMDRRSDNILVIPAANEQEVSLVEGLRYVCASSLKECVEILESDADRHAVWAAGLKFRTKASSVGGNSSGSDVPDFKNVVGMDGVKRALEVAAAGAHNFLLVGSPGAGKTLCAKCLPGILPEMSDDEILETTRIHSCARTSGDLNAFRPVTVRPFRSPHHSASMVSLVGGGSRLKPGEASLAHNGVLFLDELPEFNRCVLEALREPMEDGSISVSRISGTVVWPARFMMGAAMNPCPCGYSMDPKRSCTCLPEARKRYQERISGPLLDRIDIQVSVPPVDASLFAGKANGESSADIRQRVLEARAIQRERFKGTNFKSNAEMSSDFARESCRLTPQTENFAISAADKMGLSARGYYRLLKVSRTIADLRKASQVSVNDLAEALRYRSFRS; this is translated from the coding sequence TTGTTCCGTCGAATCCGTTCTTACTGCTTGTTTGGGATAAAGGCAGTTCCTGTCTGCGTCGAAGTGGATGCCAGTCAGGGATTGCCGGGATTTACTTTGGTTGGATTGCCGGACAATGCGGTAAGGGAGTCGAGGGAGCGTGTGGTTTCCGCCATCCGTTCCATCGACAAGGTGGTGACAGGTTTCCGTACCACGGTAAACCTGTCTCCCGCGGATTTGCGGAAGGAAGGTTCCGCGCTTGACTTGCCCTTGGCAATCGGGTTGCTAGTTGCTACTGGTGAAATTGAGGTTCCTGGTTTGGATAAGTTGGTCTTTGCCGGGGAACTCTCCCTGGATGGATTGCTAAAACCCGTTCGTGGCGCCTTGTCTATCGCGATGGCGATGGATCGAAGGTCGGACAACATTCTTGTGATTCCTGCAGCGAATGAACAGGAAGTGTCTCTGGTGGAAGGACTGCGGTATGTGTGTGCCAGTTCTCTTAAGGAATGCGTGGAAATTTTGGAATCGGATGCTGATAGACATGCTGTCTGGGCTGCGGGTCTAAAATTTCGTACCAAGGCTTCTTCTGTCGGGGGCAATTCTTCGGGAAGTGACGTTCCTGATTTCAAGAATGTCGTGGGAATGGATGGGGTCAAACGTGCATTGGAAGTGGCCGCGGCTGGAGCCCACAATTTTCTCCTGGTGGGTTCGCCGGGTGCAGGTAAAACTCTTTGCGCTAAATGTCTTCCGGGAATTCTCCCCGAAATGTCGGACGATGAAATCCTGGAGACTACCCGCATCCATTCCTGCGCGCGAACCTCGGGAGATTTAAATGCGTTCAGGCCTGTTACAGTCCGGCCATTTCGTTCCCCGCATCACTCGGCGTCCATGGTCTCGCTGGTGGGGGGCGGTAGTAGGCTTAAACCGGGGGAGGCGAGTCTCGCCCATAACGGGGTGCTTTTCCTGGATGAACTTCCTGAGTTTAATCGCTGTGTCCTCGAGGCGTTGCGCGAACCGATGGAGGATGGCTCCATCTCCGTTAGTCGCATTAGCGGTACGGTGGTGTGGCCCGCCCGTTTCATGATGGGGGCTGCCATGAATCCATGCCCTTGTGGTTATTCCATGGATCCCAAGCGCTCCTGCACCTGTTTACCGGAAGCCCGTAAACGGTATCAGGAACGTATTTCTGGCCCTCTGCTGGACCGTATTGACATCCAGGTCAGTGTCCCGCCTGTTGATGCGTCGCTTTTTGCCGGAAAGGCTAATGGGGAGTCCTCTGCTGATATCCGGCAGAGGGTTCTGGAAGCTAGGGCTATTCAGCGGGAACGGTTCAAGGGGACGAACTTCAAGTCCAATGCGGAAATGTCTTCGGATTTTGCAAGAGAGTCTTGCAGGCTTACTCCCCAGACGGAAAACTTCGCCATTTCGGCGGCAGACAAGATGGGCCTAAGTGCCCGCGGTTACTACCGCCTGTTGAAGGTTTCTAGAACCATTGCAGACTTGCGGAAGGCTTCCCAGGTAAGTGTAAACGATCTGGCGGAAGCCCTCCGTTACCGCTCCTTCCGGTCCTAG
- a CDS encoding DNA cytosine methyltransferase, with amino-acid sequence MASRKRALRVLSLFSGCGGLDLGLEGGFSVLSKSVNEKIHPDWIKERIDKNFIKLSNSRFETVFTNDILPCAQKSWNHFFGSRKKVDGIYHLESIVDLVKKSKVKTFSFPPNIDVVTGGFPCQDFSVAGKRLGFDSQKSHNGKKEEHADNESRGTLYLWMKQVIEIVKPKIFIAENVKGLVSLGDAKKIIEADFRNIDEGYCVVDAQVLKAWEYGVPQSRERVVFIGISRKYADPKVLADLESNGVHSKFYPYPLKTHGDGLQKIVTCKDAFVGLKEPDASSDKAQQMFSKAKYYGKMQGSAEIDLNDIGPTIRSEHHGNIEFRRLSAEHGGTHCEELEKGLQERRLSVRECARIQTFPDEYEFIFNDGINKVCSSEAYKVIGNAVPPLLGYAIGKRLEFIWDDLFGV; translated from the coding sequence ATGGCGTCCAGAAAGAGAGCCCTTCGGGTCCTTTCATTGTTTTCCGGTTGCGGCGGCCTAGACTTAGGTCTTGAAGGCGGCTTTTCTGTTTTAAGTAAATCAGTCAATGAAAAAATTCATCCAGACTGGATAAAAGAGCGCATAGACAAGAATTTTATCAAACTTTCCAACAGTCGCTTTGAAACCGTATTCACAAACGACATTTTGCCTTGTGCACAAAAATCCTGGAACCACTTTTTCGGTTCCAGAAAAAAAGTTGATGGGATATATCATCTGGAATCCATCGTTGATCTTGTAAAGAAATCAAAGGTCAAGACTTTTTCTTTTCCTCCTAATATCGATGTTGTTACCGGAGGATTTCCCTGTCAGGATTTTTCCGTTGCAGGAAAACGCCTTGGCTTTGATTCGCAAAAAAGTCACAACGGTAAAAAGGAAGAACATGCCGACAACGAATCTCGCGGCACACTTTATCTCTGGATGAAACAGGTTATTGAAATCGTCAAACCAAAAATTTTCATAGCGGAAAATGTGAAAGGCTTGGTATCTCTTGGTGATGCCAAGAAAATAATTGAAGCAGACTTTAGAAATATCGATGAAGGCTATTGTGTTGTTGACGCTCAAGTTTTAAAGGCTTGGGAATACGGAGTTCCTCAAAGTCGAGAGCGTGTTGTATTCATTGGAATTTCACGTAAGTACGCAGACCCGAAAGTTCTCGCAGACTTAGAATCCAACGGAGTGCATTCAAAATTCTACCCATACCCACTAAAAACACATGGCGATGGATTACAAAAAATTGTCACATGCAAGGATGCTTTTGTAGGCCTCAAGGAACCCGATGCATCAAGCGATAAAGCTCAGCAAATGTTTTCTAAAGCCAAGTATTATGGAAAAATGCAAGGCAGTGCAGAAATTGATTTAAACGATATCGGGCCAACAATCCGAAGTGAACATCATGGAAATATTGAGTTTCGTCGTTTAAGTGCAGAGCACGGAGGAACCCACTGTGAAGAACTTGAAAAAGGGCTTCAGGAAAGGCGACTTAGTGTAAGAGAGTGTGCAAGAATTCAGACATTCCCTGACGAGTACGAATTCATATTCAACGATGGTATAAATAAGGTCTGTTCTTCCGAGGCATATAAAGTTATTGGAAACGCGGTGCCGCCATTACTTGGCTATGCAATCGGAAAAAGACTAGAATTCATCTGGGACGATCTTTTCGGAGTTTAG
- a CDS encoding acyl-[acyl-carrier-protein] thioesterase: protein MIDIYSLSKNPLVFQKPRTITSAYIDVSGKIGVAQTVLMVQDNFTENFGKIKQDNFFVKEKGGYWVITKAKFKFFKRPFWGDKVVTTSYPSSNGMIRTYESTAITTVEGDPIVLAVQEACCLDLNRHRPMKLSAVDFPTEGFPEQVLDDKFTKFEVTPEEYKEVYQQRVLPQHLDMSHHMNNIKYVELSMNVFSSADWELCDPSEMEVHFLGESLEGMMLKISRADHKGATYMKIEDEVGRLVFEMKIKMK, encoded by the coding sequence ATGATCGACATCTACTCTCTCTCCAAGAATCCGCTTGTTTTCCAGAAGCCCCGAACCATTACATCGGCTTACATTGACGTTTCCGGCAAGATTGGTGTGGCGCAGACGGTGCTTATGGTCCAGGATAATTTTACCGAGAACTTTGGTAAGATCAAGCAGGACAATTTCTTCGTGAAGGAGAAGGGCGGCTACTGGGTCATTACCAAGGCCAAGTTCAAGTTCTTCAAGCGCCCTTTCTGGGGCGATAAGGTGGTAACCACTTCGTACCCTTCCAGTAACGGAATGATTCGAACTTACGAAAGTACAGCCATTACGACGGTGGAAGGTGATCCCATTGTTCTTGCTGTACAGGAAGCTTGCTGCCTTGACTTAAATCGCCATCGTCCAATGAAACTTTCTGCGGTGGATTTCCCGACAGAGGGTTTCCCGGAGCAGGTGCTTGATGATAAGTTCACAAAGTTTGAAGTGACTCCCGAGGAGTATAAGGAAGTGTACCAGCAGCGCGTTTTGCCGCAGCATCTGGATATGTCCCACCACATGAACAACATCAAGTATGTGGAACTATCCATGAATGTTTTTTCCTCTGCGGACTGGGAACTTTGTGACCCTTCTGAGATGGAAGTACATTTCCTAGGCGAATCCCTGGAAGGGATGATGCTCAAAATTTCCCGTGCGGATCACAAGGGCGCCACCTACATGAAAATTGAAGACGAAGTTGGCCGCCTAGTCTTTGAAATGAAAATCAAGATGAAATAG
- a CDS encoding carbohydrate binding domain-containing protein — MRFFLPKFPSAVLAGLALVAGVLSGCSEDKTAGIEIGNPDIADKDTTDVGSPEGPVVVSGIPLTADFTVDYAELGTVVATKSLLKAAAEDEPVLLDSFALNLTEVRTYASYYKYMPEYDAVKGMRVWPNKVEDGEEELPLEDSSALLVSFTEETYVDDAFKNIDLLDGGYLKEIGVRFAPYVADDIYGRVLIDGEYVPFVYDLANFQSLQLRYHYSQIEIDSVNNKANLSVIFRAKQFVKGLDFSKANVSEDGVIYLDMKNNSYLWNKLNDRFVSCFQPLRYDYTNAAGADSTAYVKDIWNGIAASVGENTLINGNFKSPFTTNWILVTQYGGKADTSLVVENSGDRIMKVDVTAGGDSSFSVQLLQENVALIAGVKYQCVFTIWSDVADSITARIGSYTTFKTIGFSKHVYVGKTGQSVQIDFTPEVTDPFARFELNLGKKKRKFWIKEVKVLRQN; from the coding sequence ATGAGATTCTTTTTGCCAAAATTTCCCAGTGCGGTACTAGCAGGCCTGGCCCTTGTGGCCGGAGTCCTTTCTGGCTGCTCCGAGGACAAGACTGCTGGCATCGAGATTGGAAATCCGGATATAGCGGATAAGGATACGACCGATGTAGGTTCTCCCGAGGGGCCGGTCGTTGTGTCTGGTATTCCCTTGACCGCGGACTTTACAGTGGATTACGCAGAACTTGGAACTGTGGTTGCTACAAAGTCCCTGCTGAAGGCTGCTGCGGAAGACGAACCTGTACTGCTGGATTCATTTGCTCTAAATCTTACGGAAGTTCGTACTTACGCAAGCTACTATAAGTACATGCCGGAATACGATGCCGTTAAGGGTATGCGTGTATGGCCTAACAAGGTTGAAGATGGCGAGGAAGAACTCCCTCTGGAAGATTCTTCTGCACTTCTGGTGTCCTTCACGGAAGAAACCTATGTGGACGATGCCTTCAAGAACATCGACTTGCTGGATGGTGGCTACCTGAAGGAAATTGGCGTTCGCTTTGCTCCTTACGTAGCAGACGATATCTACGGTCGTGTCCTGATCGATGGAGAGTATGTACCGTTCGTGTACGACCTGGCCAACTTCCAATCCTTGCAGTTGCGTTATCATTATTCTCAGATCGAAATTGACTCTGTGAATAACAAGGCAAACCTGTCTGTGATTTTCCGAGCCAAGCAATTTGTGAAGGGTCTGGATTTCTCCAAGGCAAATGTGTCCGAAGATGGCGTGATATACCTGGATATGAAGAACAATTCCTATCTGTGGAATAAACTGAACGATCGTTTCGTTTCTTGCTTCCAGCCGCTGCGTTATGATTATACCAACGCCGCTGGTGCAGATTCTACGGCTTACGTCAAGGATATCTGGAATGGCATTGCGGCTTCCGTAGGCGAGAACACCTTGATTAACGGAAACTTCAAGTCTCCCTTTACCACGAACTGGATTCTTGTAACTCAGTATGGCGGTAAGGCTGACACTTCGCTGGTTGTGGAAAATAGTGGTGATCGCATTATGAAGGTGGATGTGACCGCAGGTGGCGACAGTTCCTTCAGCGTTCAGCTCCTCCAGGAAAATGTGGCTTTGATTGCCGGTGTCAAGTACCAGTGCGTGTTTACCATCTGGTCCGATGTAGCCGACTCTATCACGGCTCGTATCGGTTCCTACACCACCTTCAAGACCATAGGCTTCTCCAAGCATGTGTATGTGGGTAAGACCGGTCAGTCCGTCCAGATTGATTTCACTCCCGAAGTGACGGATCCGTTCGCCCGCTTCGAACTGAATCTCGGAAAGAAGAAACGCAAGTTCTGGATCAAGGAAGTGAAGGTCTTGCGACAGAATTAA
- a CDS encoding alpha-1,4-glucan--maltose-1-phosphate maltosyltransferase: protein MAIIPTLKDNLVIENIRPNIEGGRFMIKREPGDTVTVQADIFRHSHEKYDAAIFFRHVPAEAPAKKTAKTAKAAKPAAVKWEQAPMHFVDNDLWEGSFTVNNIGYYEYKICAWTKEPKDVPTESPVMKLRVDPTYARTGTWYEMWPKSQGTDPTKSATWKDCEKQLDYIADLGFDTVYLVPIHPIGVTNRKGANNALHAKTDKKGKPLEPGCPYAVGNKFGGHYATDPELGSMKDFEHFAKAARAKGLRLALDIALNCSPDHPYVKEHPEWFYHEPDGSIKFAENPPKKYEDIYPFDYYNKNYKELWQEIENIILFWADKGVEIFRIDNPHTKPFPFWEWLIADVKEKRPELVFLAEAFTRPKMMHRLAKAGFDMSYTYFAWRSAKWEFEQYLKELTQSDAKEYMRGIFFPTTPDIFPKYLAYKGANAFKQRYFLAGTLSSLTGMYNGYELCENIPSPIKEELQDSEKYQYKVHNWAGPGIQDFVRRVNTARLEHPALQEYDNLDFHYCANDQLMVYSKRTGDDVLLFVCNMDMDNAQEGMVELDMAKLGLDNDSFFFLKDLITDESFVWRGNKNFVRLDPSKAPGHLLVLKKI, encoded by the coding sequence ATGGCAATTATTCCTACTCTCAAAGACAATCTCGTTATCGAGAATATCCGCCCGAACATTGAAGGCGGCCGTTTCATGATCAAGCGCGAACCGGGCGACACCGTCACCGTGCAGGCAGACATCTTCCGCCACAGCCACGAGAAGTACGATGCCGCGATCTTCTTCCGCCACGTGCCCGCAGAGGCCCCGGCTAAGAAGACTGCAAAGACCGCCAAGGCTGCAAAGCCCGCCGCCGTCAAGTGGGAACAGGCTCCCATGCACTTCGTGGACAACGACCTTTGGGAAGGTTCCTTTACCGTCAACAACATCGGTTACTACGAATACAAGATTTGCGCATGGACCAAGGAACCCAAGGATGTTCCTACTGAAAGCCCGGTGATGAAGCTCCGTGTTGACCCCACTTACGCCCGTACCGGTACCTGGTACGAAATGTGGCCCAAGTCCCAGGGCACCGACCCCACCAAGAGCGCCACCTGGAAGGACTGCGAAAAGCAGCTGGACTACATCGCCGACCTTGGCTTCGATACCGTTTACCTGGTGCCTATTCATCCCATTGGCGTCACCAACCGTAAGGGTGCCAACAACGCCCTCCACGCCAAGACCGACAAGAAGGGTAAGCCCCTGGAACCGGGATGCCCCTACGCCGTAGGTAACAAGTTCGGCGGCCATTACGCTACCGACCCTGAACTGGGCTCCATGAAGGACTTTGAACACTTTGCCAAGGCTGCCCGCGCTAAGGGCCTCCGCCTTGCCTTGGACATCGCTCTCAATTGCTCTCCGGACCATCCTTATGTGAAGGAGCATCCGGAATGGTTCTACCACGAACCGGATGGCAGCATCAAGTTTGCAGAAAACCCGCCCAAGAAGTACGAAGACATTTACCCCTTCGACTACTACAACAAGAACTACAAGGAACTGTGGCAGGAAATCGAAAACATCATCCTGTTCTGGGCCGACAAGGGCGTGGAAATTTTCCGTATCGACAATCCCCACACCAAGCCTTTCCCCTTCTGGGAATGGCTCATCGCCGACGTGAAGGAAAAGCGTCCGGAACTGGTGTTCCTGGCAGAAGCCTTCACCCGCCCCAAGATGATGCATCGTCTGGCCAAGGCAGGCTTCGATATGAGCTACACCTACTTCGCATGGCGTAGCGCCAAGTGGGAATTCGAACAGTACCTGAAGGAACTGACTCAGTCCGATGCCAAGGAATACATGCGCGGTATTTTCTTCCCCACTACACCGGATATCTTCCCCAAGTATCTGGCCTACAAGGGTGCAAATGCCTTCAAGCAGCGTTACTTCCTGGCTGGTACCCTTTCTAGCCTTACCGGTATGTACAACGGTTATGAACTCTGCGAAAACATTCCGTCTCCCATCAAGGAAGAACTGCAGGATTCTGAAAAGTACCAGTACAAGGTTCACAACTGGGCAGGCCCTGGCATCCAGGACTTCGTTCGCCGCGTGAACACCGCCCGCTTGGAACATCCGGCTCTCCAGGAATACGACAACCTGGACTTCCACTACTGCGCCAACGACCAGCTCATGGTTTACTCCAAGAGGACTGGCGATGACGTTCTCCTGTTCGTCTGCAACATGGACATGGATAACGCCCAGGAAGGCATGGTGGAACTGGACATGGCAAAGCTTGGCCTCGACAACGACAGCTTCTTCTTCCTGAAGGACCTGATCACCGACGAATCCTTCGTCTGGCGCGGCAACAAGAACTTTGTCCGTCTGGATCCTAGTAAGGCTCCGGGCCATCTGTTAGTGCTGAAGAAAATTTAA
- a CDS encoding SpoVG family protein yields MAEEKKEMAASSSFDCLAVTSVNVYPFKEGPSMGHIKGLASVVLNDQMLIRGLRVMDGENGLFVGYPNDPFYKGEDFKTICNPITRQLREHIENCILEKYQAAIA; encoded by the coding sequence ATGGCTGAAGAAAAAAAAGAAATGGCGGCATCTTCCTCTTTTGATTGCCTTGCCGTAACCAGTGTTAATGTCTATCCCTTCAAGGAAGGCCCTAGCATGGGCCACATCAAGGGACTTGCTTCTGTTGTTTTGAACGATCAGATGCTCATTCGTGGCCTTCGTGTCATGGATGGCGAAAATGGCTTGTTCGTAGGTTATCCTAACGATCCGTTCTATAAGGGAGAAGACTTTAAGACCATCTGCAATCCTATCACCCGTCAGCTTCGTGAACATATCGAGAATTGCATTCTCGAAAAGTACCAGGCTGCAATCGCTTAG